The sequence below is a genomic window from Tubulanus polymorphus chromosome 1, tnTubPoly1.2, whole genome shotgun sequence.
ACATCTACTGTCTCTAGGATACTTTGGAATACACTCAGGTGACGACCTCTCTTGCCTTTGCATACAATCATCGTCACATTTATCCGTGTTTTTATCTATCTGAGTGTATGACCTTTCTACTTCTTCGTTTGGTATTtttatactagaattacaaattgtatctttagttgctgtttttgttgggtcaattaaattgtaacaaatataaaaatgcgtaaaaggtattatatttgaattacggtctacgtttcctgtaacagtatctggtgcaattcctaacaatttagctaatggtttttttgccataaatgcatgttgactttcatcatatacctttattttaattttttctccaTCTAATTGTACtggtaaattatgagatttataatttgtaagtcttcttgaatcaacaaatattgtatattcttttaattctgccatttattttacatatttttatattattcgaaatctatatcatggtgccctttttcattcttacctttacaatagaaatcaccagaacataattcttctaaatcttcactagataatctatgaaatctatctggtaaatatgttctgaatttatatttatttccttttaatccttcatattctaaatgagtaactaatttattaccatatctattagtaattgtttcaatatttgtaattaaatatttcttatgtaatgttaattcatttatatgttattcatatatatgaatatgattagGAGTAATTGGGAATTGTTCAGTTTGGTGCGTAATGCTAGCAACCTTAATCCAGTGAATATGGCACATCAGCGTACCAGATCCATTCAGAAGCTGGCAAAGGTAATTACTATCTTATTTGACATTCAAGCATTATAGCTGATCTTATCCCttgatttcatgaaaattattatatattcagGCCCTCTCAGATGCTGATTCGATAAAGCTCGAAGGCGTTGATGTGATTGTCCACCCGACTTCATTGACACTGATGTTCAGCAAAACCTCTCCCGCTTCAAATTGTACGACCGAGAAGCCGCTGGGCTGGATGAATTCTTCTCAGAATGATTACTGTCAACTATAAATTGTTGTTATAAGTCAAATGTTGTGCGCATAGTACTTATGTCTCATGGCCAAGCATATGCTATTCCGTGCGAGTAATAGGGAAAGTGGGCTTTCAAATCAGAGTAAGAGagtacgagacaccactcatcaccacaagtaattttttttccttataaatgggagatagaaaagcattcttagcaacaataaataacagaataaaaccagcaaaaaacaatttgaaataaaaaagttagttgatgttacaaaagaaattgaacataaaatattgaaattagaaaagataaaaactaaatatggagagaaagtatcagcgaatttaagctactgtaatgttagtacatcgcgagaatttaaagtatttttacctgataaatgggtttcattgagtacagaggaattaaaagatttagaaggatttaaaataatctatcatggaaaaaaagaagacggtcatcatgatttagaaattgtcgattaaaattaaaaaataaaaataatgaatatctagaatccaaaTGACCTCAGTCGTTTTACGaacaactacaatcatacCAGCCTaacatctgttacatgttattataagagagtgcttcatttgaatatttatcgATCAAACAGGTGTTGCAATTCAACTTTGTTGTTATATTGGGTAGCTAGCAGTTATATTATAAGCACGcagtacatacaacacacacaGGATACATTCGCTCTCGTGATTAGaaggaattcatttttcaaggtAAGTTTTAGCAAAATTGCCCTATCCTCGACCTACAGAGTTTTCAGGGGATAAGCATCCCATCATTGAAAGGCACCACGGGACGCTCCAGTCATTTCTACTTACACCCCCGCGACCCACGTCAACCGGGATCTCCTTCAATGATTGGCAGAAATTACATTATATTAAAGGCGCCTAATGTAATTTCTACCAATCTCGAAATTCGAAACCGAAGGAAAAACCCGGAGAGTGGACGAAggtgcattttcaaaatgcctCTGCTGGCCAGAGCTACTCCAGCGTTGGAATGAATTGCCTtatatacttagctaaaacacctaagtaaatgttgttggtgtttactaaagaaatatatgaaatttgaaattataaattattccgaatgaaaagaatataggaatgaaaactgataaatgaattatggatttttaacttaattatgatataatttttaatcaaattagtaatcaattatCCATGTtaggcgacaattcattattttgtttttgtcgcccgagacaattcattattttggttttatcgcccgcgacaattcatagtttggttttatcgcccgcgacaattcattagtttggttttgtcgcccgcgacaattcaatattttggttttatcacccgcgacaattcacagtttggttttatcgcccccgacaattcattagtttggttttgtcgtctgtgacaattcaatattttggttttatcacccgcgacaattcattagtttggttttgtcgcccgcgacaattctttttcagtccacttgggactttagtcccagcgggctattgcgttcacttttcgtccgtccgtccgtccatagacagTTATTTCgagaagttttgaagacgcttcaaggtaatgtcttgatatttggtttatacatgtatctaccctagacacatcgtcagcccaaaaactggccctgtcaggttcaagatggtcgactggcagccattgttgtttgccataatcagcactttttaaacattttcgaagttttcgtgggaaattttgaagacgctttgatcaattaccttgatctttcgtttatatttgaatctaccaaaggcccatcagcataagaaaattgggtcgatctgactcaagatggccgtcctatgacctttttagtgcccaaaaatgtaaattttggccagaattctaggtcctgtagcttcctactggtttgccatttctcattgcaattgctgatgggtattctttagagagggatgttttatacctgggacgggtatttttgatcagccaattatgacgcaattggcggccatcttggtgtcatcagtactcattcgtaggtgggaaaaagtttttccacattaaattgatacctaagcatattgtgttactatattcaattggaaagttgtagcccataacgtgtttctatgattttggtgagtttcaaggtcattggttttagtatgtggccatcagggggcgttgaataatacaaaaacttagtattgctatattatatttgtaccaaggcatattttgtttccatgatcgattgcaaagttgcagttcatgacatcgtctatgattgtggtgagtttttaaggacattagttattccacatagtcaccagggggcgttgaatagtagaatggcttagtatttccttattagattggtacctaggcatattttgttaccatgatccattgcaaagttgtagatcatgacatcgtctatgattgtggtgagtttttaaggacattagttattccatatagtcaccagggggcgttgaatagtagaatggcttagtatgacaattcaatattttggttttatcgcccgcgacaattcattattttggttttatcgcccgcgacaattcattatttttgttttgtcgcccgtgacaattcaataggtttaacattgaataaaactatatttttagatctaaatatttataatacaaaaagaaatagaaaaccaAAAAGTAATACAATGTTTCcgaataattcaaaattgtcaacagaaaaggatatataagcatcatcttatattagaTTACCATCTACAACttaacaaaagcagtaataaatattcgaaatgaagataataaatgttttctatggtcaattattagttgtttacacccaactTAGGAAAATGTTCGTAGAATAACAGATGTCGgaaatataaaacataatataaaattgatcaatatccagtaactataaaaataatttctaaaatagaaaaaagttaataatttaaagataaatgtattaaaattgatacaaTTACCAGAGACGATACAATTACCAAAGATGAAAGTATTAAAGATAATACattagaagctttatattCAACAGAAAaacatgatgatgatgatgatatacaatagtataataaatctatgtggttaaaacaaatagatttatttttccagaacagaaagtgatcaccataataaaattcatttatgaaaatgtttaTATTAATTTATGACAGAAAATGGATTAtcaaaacataaagaattatgcgataataaagatttttgtaaattaataatgccaacagaaaaagctaataaattgaaattaactaatttgttgatttgtatttaaaatcagatgttatttTATTGgcggatatatttgaaaaattttgcaaTTCAAATGGGTATAGTGCTGATTTCAATGTCAAACACATGAAGTTAAATGGTCAAGGGCAGTCAACATTAAGAACTCTCTTCGACTGATGTTGCACCATACCATAGAAgctctgattctttcaactcaagcaaagtgattcaacacgatcgacataacactggaataggtttgcagtgaCTAACAGTTCATTTCATGTACTTattagccaatttggattcgattgtaattgaaactctggaatTGTAATCGAGAGACAAGTAAGACAAGTGGAAAAGAACACAAAGTAATAAACATCGGCCCGAAACCTAATACGAAATTAAAATCctaatacgttcttatctgtaaatgtACTCAACCTATCGACTAAGTAGATTCTTACGATGGTTTCATAATAaaacagatccatttttaagcgtatggtgataatacagtgtCATAAAGTTTGAATgtcaaaataaatgcctggtcgaatctattcatattcattgatTGTATGTCCGCGTaagttcggtttcaaagctcaATCACATTAGAagtttacacagtggttgcatattaggttcgaatctgtcaatgcattttattctatgtatcgatatttaaATTTTCCACAATCCCCATCATCCTGAATGTCTTTGCAGAAAActcgttatcgctgctttgcagctatattctttatttgtaCAATGGTTATTCCACATCTAATAATAGTTTTACATTACCACGTATACTTATACTATTGTCTCAACTGTTAGGAACTGAAGAGGTTAACTATGGGTTTCGTAATCATGCTTGACTGTGTAACTAAATAAATAGGTCAGCTAACGGATTACTGGCTACTCTTGCCTTAAAACTGAAGAGGAATTGTGTGTTACAAGGGCTAAGGAATATCATAATGTGGCGACGATCAAATTACGATGTGCAACGCGTGAATTGCACACAACGCAAGCTTGGTTATGTGTACGCGACTTGACACGTAAATTTCCATGTTTATTAAATCACTTGCACTTCCTGAACGCAACCACCAACTAGTCGGATCACTTAAccccaaatttcaaaatgtggaATATCTCATATTTTGCGGTATGGGCCTGGGTCGTTTTCTCCTTCAAGGTACGTGGGCGCGTGGACATGATTTTTATCAGAAGTATCCGAAGGGTACGCCCATGAGCTTTGAACATTCATTCACGGAAAATCTAAATCGGTAAttgtgattattttcaaattttagtcTACATGTATCAAGACAGATGCGTCATGTGATAATGATGGAACTAGTTTTGAAGTGCCGCGAGTGATAAGCTTTTCGACCTCAGAAAAATCAGAAGGCTTGCTTACATTATTGGCTTatatatcatcaaatgaaCATCTTCGAATATCTTGGACAAAATATCTCACATATGGAACTCAGTGGTCTGCAATGTATGTTGAAGGTATGTTGATTTACTTTAGAGATTCCTTTACATTGACACTAGTAATggtaaacaaatgtatatctatGTCGATCGCCTACTTTCAGGGGATAGTAACCACCGTCCTCAGTGGAGAATTTTGGGAAATATTTACGAAGCTAAATTGCACATTCGCTACACTGAAGGATCCAACAAAGAACACTTAGTTTCTCAATATGAACTTGTTGTATCGATACCAGATCGTTGTTCAGATGTTAAACTTTATGTTAGACCTCATAGCTTACTTCGACCAAAGGCAAAAATCGAACGATTTCCTAATCGAATCGCCGTGCCTACGTACATAAACGATATCAAAGAAGGTGATAGATTCGAGCTCAAAACGATTCTTCTTGGAAATGCCGATGGATTTGCAAATGTAGAATTCAAACCCGTGCAGAAACTTCTTTCTCAAGGCTCCAAAACAATTATGTTAGGTAGATTTCCTGCAACTTcagtagaagaaattgaaccaAGAATTGATGTAAGATCTTCGGGAAATATGCAGAGAATTACTTATCGCGTTGATTTCGAAAACATAACTGAAGGGAGTAGTGGTGTTTATGCAATGCGCATAGATGTCAAAGATTCTCAAGTATCTCAGTCACTGGTCGTATTAACCGAACTAAGAACTGGTGAATTACCCATTTTAGATGTTGGTGTCACGTTCTGTAATTTAGGAGCGACTAAACGGTTGAGTGACCGAAGAATTGCTATCAAAAAGGGTATCCCAAACTGCATTATGTGTGTAGCCTCTGGACAAAGAAGACCGTATCTTACAATACTGAAAGTCGTCCGAAAACCA
It includes:
- the LOC141914988 gene encoding uncharacterized protein LOC141914988, whose protein sequence is MYVEGDSNHRPQWRILGNIYEAKLHIRYTEGSNKEHLVSQYELVVSIPDRCSDVKLYVRPHSLLRPKAKIERFPNRIAVPTYINDIKEGDRFELKTILLGNADGFANVEFKPVQKLLSQGSKTIMLGRFPATSVEEIEPRIDVRSSGNMQRITYRVDFENITEGSSGVYAMRIDVKDSQVSQSLVVLTELRTGELPILDVGVTFCNLGATKRLSDRRIAIKKGIPNCIMCVASGQRRPYLTILKVVRKPYNSGRPFSRVRALGQLYMASSYILRQSSLYSPSFEDAGYYYCYARGYTSKRYKFEITLSDNIELDSRTTDVINLNEPETVVFSCAASGDPVPEIRYYRKIQDEWVKLENGTNYDNVNIRFLRFGKVCVLSTHLELSDDLISVKLKVIFPKISDKICKI